A genomic stretch from Kogia breviceps isolate mKogBre1 chromosome 1, mKogBre1 haplotype 1, whole genome shotgun sequence includes:
- the LOC131753610 gene encoding Golgi-associated RAB2 interactor protein 4-like — protein MSGDSLLPYHTAQSSTGLGLFRSTMGELQQQLYNGEYDIFKYAPIFESDFIQITKRGHVIDMHNCVCMVTVGIASTSPVLPLPDIMLLARRATGCEQHAEHSQPTKGKSHKVAKTLELTRLLPLKFVRIYMHDREKRQLRVKFATGRSFYLQLCAPLDVQEDLFAYWEELIYLLRPPVDGHSRTYAVPAGDMICRTLFEEEEEDGRSPAVEDFQGEWDEDQVSIRSLHTPSEVAAVGSAAFAAGEGIQLDSHKPDTMSDVATAKAKPTVLDKESASRATTKVETAGVAGGTAAGALSVAEIKSPAPEEQSAAIAATASKGPGANKQTEVQSI, from the exons atgagtggggactctctgctcccgtatcacacggcccagagcagcaccgggctgggcctgttcagaagcaccatgggggagctgcagcagcaactgTACAACGGCGAATACGACATATTCAAGTACGCGCCGATATTCGAGAGCGACTTTATCCAGATCACGAAGAGGGGACACGTGATTGACATGCACAACTGTGTCTGCATGGTGACCGTGGGCATCGCATCCACAAGCCccgtcctcccactcccagacatcatgctgctggcccgacgggccaccggctgtgaacagcacgctgagcacagccagcccaccaaggggaagagccacaaggttgccaagaccttagagctcaccaggctccttcccttgaagTTTGTGAGGATCTACATGCACGACCGTGAGAAACGACAGCTGCGCGTGAAGTTTGCCACTGGCCGCTCCTTCTACCTGCAGCTGTGTGCCCCTCTGGACGTGCAGGAAGACCTCTTCGCCTACTGGGAAGAGCTGATTTACCTCCTGCGACCACCAGTGGACGGTCACAGCCGCACCTACGCCGTTCCAGCCGGGGACATGATCTGCAGGACTctgttcgaggaggaggaggaggacgggaggagcccggcagtggaggatttccaaggagagtgggatgaggaccaggtgagcatcaggagcctccacacgccctctgaggtggccgcggtcgggtctgcagcttttgctgccggggaggggatccaactggactcccacaagcccgataccatgtccgatgtggccactgccaaagcaaaacctacagtgcttgacaaagagtcagcatcgcgggcaacgacaaaggtggagacagcaggggtggcaggcggCACCGCAGCTGGTGCTTTGAGCGTGGCAGAGATCAAGTCTCCTGCCCCCGAAGAGCAGAGCGCGGCCATAGcagccacagccagcaagggtccaggagcaa ataagcaaacggaagttcagagcatttaa